The following are encoded in a window of Arthrobacter sp. OAP107 genomic DNA:
- a CDS encoding zinc-dependent alcohol dehydrogenase: MKALTWQGKRSVTVKEVPDPVIQEPTDAIVRITSSAICGSDLHLYEVLGPYMHKDDVLGHEPMGIVEEVGSAVTNLAKGDRVVIPFNISCGHCYMCAQGLQSQCETSQVREKHTGAALYGYSELYGSIPGGQAEYLRVPFADYGPVKVGQELPDERYLFLSDILPTAWQAVKYADSPAGGTLAVFGLGPVGQFASRVGAYLGQRVIGIDPVPERREMAARHGVEVLDYAKGISDELREMTGGRGPDAVVDAVGMEAHGSPVAGFAHQALGLLPDKVAQKAMETAGVDRLAVVHAAIDSVRRGGTVSLSGVYGGTASPMPLLTMFDKQIQLRMGQCNVRRWTDELLPLVEDDADPLGVMDLVTHTAGLAEAPELYEKFQKKEDGCIKVVLKP; this comes from the coding sequence ATGAAGGCACTTACTTGGCAAGGCAAGCGCTCGGTGACCGTGAAGGAAGTACCGGATCCCGTCATCCAGGAGCCCACGGATGCGATCGTGCGGATCACGTCCTCCGCGATCTGCGGCTCGGACCTCCACCTGTACGAGGTACTTGGCCCGTACATGCACAAGGATGATGTCCTGGGCCACGAACCCATGGGCATCGTGGAAGAGGTGGGAAGCGCCGTCACCAATCTGGCCAAAGGCGACCGTGTGGTCATTCCCTTCAACATTTCCTGCGGCCACTGTTACATGTGCGCGCAAGGCCTCCAGTCGCAGTGCGAAACCAGCCAGGTCCGGGAAAAGCACACCGGCGCCGCGCTCTACGGCTACTCGGAGCTCTACGGTTCCATTCCGGGCGGCCAGGCGGAGTACCTGCGCGTCCCCTTCGCTGACTATGGCCCCGTGAAGGTGGGGCAGGAGCTGCCCGATGAGCGCTACCTGTTCCTCTCGGACATTCTTCCCACCGCCTGGCAGGCTGTGAAATACGCTGACTCTCCAGCCGGCGGCACGCTGGCGGTTTTCGGGCTAGGCCCGGTGGGGCAGTTCGCATCCAGGGTGGGCGCCTACCTCGGCCAGCGGGTCATCGGTATCGATCCGGTGCCGGAGCGCCGAGAGATGGCCGCGCGCCACGGCGTCGAGGTGCTGGACTATGCCAAAGGCATATCGGACGAACTGCGGGAAATGACTGGTGGCAGGGGCCCCGATGCGGTGGTTGACGCCGTCGGGATGGAAGCGCACGGCTCGCCGGTGGCAGGATTCGCCCACCAGGCACTGGGCCTCCTCCCCGACAAGGTGGCGCAGAAGGCCATGGAAACCGCCGGCGTGGACAGGCTCGCAGTGGTCCACGCGGCCATCGACTCGGTCCGCCGCGGGGGCACAGTTTCCCTGAGCGGTGTCTACGGCGGCACGGCCAGCCCCATGCCGCTGCTCACCATGTTCGACAAGCAGATCCAGCTGCGCATGGGCCAGTGCAACGTCCGCCGGTGGACGGATGAGCTGCTTCCGCTGGTGGAGGACGACGCCGATCCGCTGGGTGTGATGGACCTGGTCACCCATACTGCGGGGCTGGCTGAGGCCCCTGAGCTCTATGAGAAATTCCAGAAAAAAGAGGACGGCTGTATCAAGGTGGTCCTCAAGCCCTGA
- a CDS encoding SDR family oxidoreductase yields the protein MNFSPEFSPRTAIVTGSDSGIGRATAVALAQAGLDVGVTWHSDREGAERTAREVRAAGRNAVVRQLDTTDLLTCAGVVDGLAEELGGVDVFVNNSGTGDGTKFLELNYETWAKTLDTNLNGAFLCIQAAARRMVDAGRGGRIIAVTSVHETQPRVGSSAYDASKHGLGGLIKTIALELASHGITANSVAPGEIATPMTGQTDEDPHTKDRPGVPLGRPGDAREVAAVIAFLASPASSYVTGASWAVDGGMLQMGPQAGSHITGHEWREQ from the coding sequence ATGAACTTCTCACCCGAGTTCTCGCCCCGCACCGCAATCGTTACCGGCAGCGATTCCGGGATCGGGCGCGCCACCGCTGTGGCGCTGGCCCAGGCCGGGCTGGATGTCGGCGTCACCTGGCATTCGGACAGGGAAGGCGCCGAGCGGACTGCCAGGGAGGTCCGGGCGGCGGGCCGGAACGCAGTGGTGCGGCAGCTTGACACCACCGACCTGCTGACCTGCGCCGGTGTCGTTGACGGCCTCGCGGAGGAGTTGGGCGGCGTGGACGTGTTCGTCAACAACTCAGGCACGGGCGACGGCACCAAGTTCCTCGAGCTGAATTATGAAACGTGGGCGAAAACCCTGGACACCAACCTCAACGGCGCCTTCCTCTGCATCCAGGCGGCGGCCCGCCGCATGGTCGACGCCGGGCGGGGCGGCCGGATCATCGCCGTCACCAGCGTCCACGAGACACAGCCGCGTGTCGGCTCGTCGGCCTACGACGCCTCCAAGCATGGGCTGGGCGGACTCATCAAAACTATCGCGCTGGAGCTGGCCAGCCACGGCATCACGGCCAACTCCGTCGCCCCCGGCGAAATCGCGACGCCGATGACCGGCCAGACCGACGAGGACCCGCACACCAAGGACCGGCCCGGTGTCCCCCTCGGCCGGCCCGGCGATGCCCGTGAGGTGGCAGCGGTCATCGCGTTCCTTGCCTCCCCGGCCTCGAGCTACGTCACCGGGGCGTCGTGGGCGGTCGACGGCGGGATGCTCCAGATGGGGCCGCAGGCCGGCTCCCACATCACCGGCCACGAATGGCGCGAGCAATAG
- a CDS encoding VOC family protein, translating to MLTIGTTVLGVDDVARATAFWCDALGYIPREDGDETWVVLVPQKGDGARLALMLSETPVQSHPRLHLDLYADDQASEVERLVGLGASRVNWDSYPDDPDFIVLEDPDGNRFCVVDAAA from the coding sequence ATGCTGACGATCGGAACGACAGTCCTTGGCGTCGACGACGTCGCCCGCGCCACCGCTTTCTGGTGCGACGCCCTCGGCTACATCCCCCGGGAAGACGGCGATGAAACGTGGGTGGTGCTGGTCCCGCAAAAGGGTGACGGCGCCCGGCTCGCCCTCATGCTCAGCGAGACCCCCGTGCAGTCCCATCCGCGCCTTCACCTCGATCTCTACGCCGACGACCAGGCTTCGGAGGTGGAACGCCTCGTCGGGCTCGGGGCATCCCGCGTGAACTGGGACTCCTATCCGGATGACCCGGACTTCATTGTGCTCGAAGACCCGGACGGAAACCGCTTCTGCGTTGTGGATGCGGCGGCCTGA
- the aceB gene encoding malate synthase A: protein MAITVTDPRPIERAEEILTPKALAFVEELHKRFAGRRAELLTARKAKREEVARTGSLDFLPETKNVRDGDWKVAPAPAALQDRRVEMTGPASPAKMAINALNSGAKVWLADLEDASTPTWGNVIDAILNLRDAATGTLSYTSPEGKEYRLRTDAPLAVVVARPRGWHMEERHLLLDGEPAVGALVDFGLHFFHIAKQLVLNGHGPYYYLPKMESHLEARLWNDVFVFAQDFLGLGQGTIRATVLIETIPAAFEMDEILYELRDHASGLNAGRWDYLFSIIKYFRDAGASFVLPDRATVAMTAPFMRAYTELLVKTCHHRGAFAMGGMAAVIPNRREPEVTAQAFEKVRADKTREANDGFDGSWVAHPDLVPVCQEVFDAVLGDKPNQLDKQRPEVSVTAGQLLDIASAEGQVTEAGLRLNLYVAVAYTAVWISGNGAVAIHNLMEDAATAEISRSQVWQQIRNEVVLADTGNKVTRELVTRILAEETEKLRGEVGEEAFARYYQPASSLIGDICLSEDYTDFLTTPAYELVG from the coding sequence ATGGCTATTACAGTCACAGACCCCCGGCCGATCGAGCGTGCGGAGGAAATTCTCACTCCCAAGGCACTCGCGTTCGTGGAGGAGCTCCACAAGCGCTTCGCCGGCCGGCGCGCCGAGCTGCTCACGGCGCGGAAAGCCAAGCGCGAGGAGGTGGCCCGGACCGGCAGCCTGGATTTCCTGCCGGAAACCAAGAACGTGCGCGACGGCGACTGGAAGGTTGCGCCGGCACCGGCGGCCCTGCAGGACCGCCGGGTTGAGATGACCGGCCCGGCGTCACCGGCCAAGATGGCTATCAACGCGCTGAACTCCGGCGCCAAGGTGTGGCTGGCCGACCTTGAGGACGCGAGCACCCCGACGTGGGGCAACGTCATCGACGCCATCCTTAACCTCCGCGACGCCGCCACCGGAACCCTGAGCTACACCTCCCCCGAGGGCAAGGAATACAGGCTCCGCACCGACGCCCCGCTGGCCGTCGTCGTGGCCCGCCCCCGCGGCTGGCACATGGAGGAGCGCCACCTGCTGCTCGACGGCGAACCCGCCGTCGGCGCGTTGGTGGACTTCGGCCTGCACTTCTTCCACATCGCCAAGCAGCTGGTGCTCAACGGCCACGGCCCGTACTACTACCTGCCGAAGATGGAGAGCCACCTCGAGGCCCGGCTGTGGAACGACGTGTTCGTCTTCGCCCAGGACTTCCTCGGCCTCGGCCAGGGCACCATCCGCGCCACGGTGCTGATCGAAACCATCCCGGCAGCGTTCGAGATGGACGAGATCCTGTACGAGCTGCGGGACCACGCCTCGGGCCTGAACGCCGGCCGCTGGGACTACCTGTTCAGCATCATCAAGTACTTCCGCGACGCCGGTGCCAGCTTCGTGCTGCCGGACCGCGCCACCGTGGCCATGACCGCGCCGTTCATGCGGGCCTACACGGAACTGCTGGTCAAGACCTGCCACCACCGCGGCGCCTTCGCGATGGGCGGCATGGCCGCGGTCATCCCCAACCGGCGCGAACCCGAGGTCACCGCGCAGGCCTTCGAGAAGGTCCGTGCGGACAAGACCCGCGAGGCGAACGACGGCTTCGACGGCTCGTGGGTTGCCCACCCGGACCTGGTGCCTGTCTGCCAGGAGGTCTTCGACGCGGTCCTCGGCGACAAGCCGAACCAGCTGGACAAGCAGCGCCCGGAAGTTTCGGTCACGGCCGGCCAGCTGCTGGACATCGCCTCCGCCGAAGGCCAGGTCACGGAGGCCGGCCTGCGCCTGAACCTCTACGTCGCCGTGGCGTACACCGCCGTGTGGATCTCCGGCAACGGCGCCGTAGCCATCCACAACCTCATGGAGGACGCCGCGACGGCGGAAATCTCCCGCTCGCAGGTGTGGCAGCAGATCCGTAACGAGGTGGTCCTCGCGGACACCGGCAACAAGGTCACCCGGGAACTTGTTACCCGCATCCTCGCCGAGGAAACTGAGAAGCTGCGCGGCGAGGTGGGCGAGGAAGCGTTCGCCCGCTACTACCAGCCCGCCAGCAGCCTGATCGGCGACATCTGCCTGTCGGAGGACTACACGGACTTCCTCACCACCCCCGCCTACGAACTGGTGGGCTGA
- a CDS encoding bifunctional allantoicase/(S)-ureidoglycine aminohydrolase gives MGNYYYPQGGLPPQTHLTTERAIVKEAYTVIPKGVLTDIVTSNLPGFSNTRSWIIARPISGFATTFSQLIVEIAPGGGAPKAEFEAGVEGVVFVTKGKLNLTLDGELHLLEEGGYAYLAAGSEWGVENVSDDIVSFHWIRKAYERLEGYEAKSFVTNEKDVEPTAMPDTDGVWKTTRFTDSSDLAHDMQVNIVTFQPGGVIPFPETHVMEHGLYVLEGKAMYLLNNDWVEVEAGDFMWLRAFCPQACYAGGPGEFRYLLYKDMNRQVRLT, from the coding sequence ATGGGCAACTACTACTATCCCCAGGGCGGCCTGCCGCCGCAGACCCACCTCACCACGGAACGGGCCATCGTCAAGGAGGCCTACACGGTCATCCCCAAGGGCGTCCTGACCGACATCGTCACGTCCAACCTGCCGGGCTTCTCGAACACCCGCTCCTGGATCATCGCCCGCCCCATTTCCGGGTTCGCCACCACATTCTCCCAGCTGATCGTCGAGATCGCCCCGGGCGGCGGCGCACCGAAGGCGGAGTTCGAGGCAGGTGTTGAAGGCGTTGTCTTCGTCACCAAGGGCAAGCTTAACCTGACGCTCGACGGCGAACTGCACCTCCTCGAGGAGGGCGGCTACGCCTACCTCGCCGCCGGCTCGGAGTGGGGCGTGGAGAACGTCTCGGACGACATCGTCTCCTTCCACTGGATCCGCAAGGCCTACGAGCGGCTGGAGGGTTACGAAGCCAAGTCCTTCGTAACCAATGAGAAAGACGTCGAGCCCACCGCGATGCCCGACACCGACGGCGTCTGGAAGACCACCCGCTTCACGGACTCCAGCGACCTGGCCCACGACATGCAGGTCAACATCGTCACCTTCCAGCCCGGCGGTGTGATCCCGTTCCCGGAAACCCATGTCATGGAGCACGGCCTGTACGTGCTCGAGGGCAAGGCCATGTACCTCCTGAACAACGACTGGGTGGAGGTGGAGGCCGGCGACTTCATGTGGCTGCGTGCCTTCTGCCCGCAGGCCTGCTACGCGGGCGGGCCGGGCGAGTTCCGCTACCTGCTGTACAAGGACATGAACCGGCAGGTCCGCCTGACGTAG
- a CDS encoding HAD family hydrolase, which produces MPEGTEHEGRLSQRQRREKGVLFDVDGTLIDSAYIHTLAWWQAFRQSGFDVPMARIHRCVGMGGARLVDSLLPDSRDKEVDGDILSAHSGVFGTYWPSLRALDGARDLLARCSQGGLAVALASSAREQDLKALRSALSADDFIDAATSSNDAENSKPEPDILIAALKAVDVQASDAVYVGDAVWDVMAASTLGMPTIAFTCGGTSEAELREAGAVEVYAGPRDLLDNLGRSAIGKLLAG; this is translated from the coding sequence ATGCCGGAGGGCACGGAGCATGAGGGCCGGTTGTCACAACGACAGCGCCGGGAGAAGGGTGTCCTGTTCGATGTGGACGGGACGCTGATCGACTCCGCCTATATCCATACCCTCGCCTGGTGGCAGGCGTTCCGCCAGTCGGGTTTCGACGTGCCCATGGCCCGGATCCACCGGTGCGTGGGGATGGGCGGGGCGCGCCTGGTGGACAGCCTGCTGCCGGACTCCCGGGACAAGGAAGTGGACGGGGATATTCTGTCCGCCCATTCCGGGGTTTTTGGCACCTACTGGCCGTCGCTCCGCGCCCTCGACGGTGCCCGCGACCTGCTGGCCAGGTGCAGCCAGGGCGGGCTGGCGGTGGCGCTGGCCTCGTCCGCGCGGGAGCAGGATCTCAAGGCGCTCCGCTCGGCCCTGTCGGCGGATGACTTCATCGACGCCGCCACGAGCTCCAATGATGCGGAAAACAGCAAGCCGGAGCCGGACATCCTGATTGCGGCCCTAAAGGCCGTGGACGTGCAGGCCTCCGATGCGGTCTATGTGGGGGACGCGGTGTGGGATGTCATGGCGGCCAGCACGCTTGGCATGCCTACCATCGCCTTCACCTGCGGCGGCACCAGCGAGGCGGAGTTGCGCGAGGCGGGGGCCGTCGAGGTCTACGCGGGACCGCGGGATCTGCTGGACAACCTGGGCCGCAGTGCGATCGGAAAGCTGCTCGCGGGGTAG
- a CDS encoding NAD-dependent malic enzyme yields MANPSPGNSITLRVEAPSSFTATSELAAAVGAAGAAITALDVTESHHETLVVDVTCNTTDQDHADRVKDALNALNGVTVRNVSDRTFLMHLGGKLEVVPKVALRNRDDLSRAYTPGVARVCLAIAENPDAARNLTVKRNTIAVVTDGSAVLGLGNIGPAAALPVMEGKAALFKQFANVDAWPVCLDTQDTEEIIKIVKALAPVYGGVNLEDIAAPRCFEIENRLREELDIPVFHDDQHGTAIVTLAALVNALRVVGKKLADVRIVVSGVGAAGSAIIQLLKAQGAQHIIAAGRSGAIHSGEKYDDEHRTWIAANTNAEGFDGTLHEALKGADVFIGVSAPHVIGEEQVASMAKDAIVFAMANPTPEIDPTVASKHAAVVATGRSDFPNQINNVLAFPGFFRGLLDAGASDITPEMLVAAAEAIANRVADDELNASYIIPSVFDPHVAADVAAAVAAAAHAAAGTGVAAASAEDSTEEAADAALANA; encoded by the coding sequence ATGGCGAACCCGAGCCCCGGAAACTCAATCACCCTGCGCGTAGAGGCGCCCTCGAGCTTCACGGCCACCAGCGAGCTCGCGGCAGCCGTCGGCGCGGCCGGCGCGGCGATCACCGCACTGGACGTCACCGAGTCCCACCACGAGACCCTGGTTGTTGACGTCACCTGCAACACCACGGACCAGGACCACGCGGACCGCGTGAAGGATGCGCTGAACGCGCTCAACGGCGTCACCGTCCGCAACGTCTCGGACCGCACCTTCCTGATGCACCTGGGCGGCAAGCTTGAGGTGGTCCCGAAGGTGGCGCTGCGCAACCGCGACGATCTCTCCCGCGCCTACACCCCGGGTGTCGCCCGCGTCTGCCTTGCCATCGCCGAAAACCCCGACGCCGCCCGGAACCTGACCGTCAAGCGGAACACCATCGCTGTGGTCACCGACGGTTCTGCCGTCCTGGGCCTCGGCAACATCGGGCCCGCGGCCGCGCTTCCGGTCATGGAGGGCAAGGCCGCGCTGTTCAAGCAGTTCGCCAACGTCGATGCCTGGCCGGTCTGCCTGGACACCCAGGACACCGAGGAAATCATCAAGATCGTCAAGGCCCTCGCTCCCGTCTACGGCGGCGTGAACCTCGAGGACATCGCCGCGCCGCGCTGCTTCGAAATCGAAAACCGGCTCCGCGAGGAACTGGACATCCCGGTCTTCCACGACGACCAGCACGGCACCGCCATCGTCACGCTCGCCGCCCTGGTCAACGCCCTCCGCGTGGTGGGCAAGAAGCTCGCGGACGTCCGGATCGTGGTCTCCGGTGTCGGCGCCGCGGGCTCCGCTATTATCCAGCTCCTCAAGGCCCAGGGCGCGCAGCACATCATCGCCGCCGGCCGCTCCGGCGCCATCCACTCCGGTGAGAAGTACGACGACGAGCACCGCACCTGGATTGCCGCGAACACCAACGCGGAAGGGTTCGACGGAACCCTGCACGAGGCCCTCAAGGGCGCCGACGTGTTCATCGGCGTGAGCGCCCCGCACGTCATCGGCGAGGAACAGGTTGCCTCGATGGCCAAGGACGCCATCGTCTTCGCCATGGCCAACCCGACGCCGGAAATCGACCCGACCGTGGCCTCCAAGCACGCCGCCGTCGTGGCCACCGGGCGCAGCGACTTCCCGAACCAGATCAACAACGTCCTGGCCTTCCCGGGCTTCTTCCGCGGGCTGCTGGACGCCGGGGCATCGGACATCACCCCGGAGATGCTGGTGGCCGCCGCCGAGGCGATTGCCAACCGGGTTGCTGATGACGAGCTCAACGCCAGCTACATCATCCCCAGCGTCTTCGATCCCCACGTGGCCGCCGACGTCGCGGCAGCAGTCGCGGCCGCGGCGCACGCCGCAGCGGGTACTGGCGTCGCGGCCGCATCAGCGGAAGACTCAACAGAAGAAGCTGCGGACGCAGCCCTCGCCAACGCCTGA
- a CDS encoding DUF72 domain-containing protein, whose protein sequence is MNIHIGTSGWSYDHWENVLYPPGLPTRDRLEHYVARFSTVELNASFYRWPRDTTFAGWRTRLPAGFALSVKAPRGLTHAKKLYGPEVWIERISRCWHELGDKRAVLLVQLPPGMERDDARLDYFLGAMPEWIRVAVEFRHQSWEQPEVYGLLERHGAAYTVMSGANLPCNLQATAPFVYVRLHGPDHQYLYGGSYSDEELGWWADRIREWRSSGREVFAYFNNDGGGNAVRNAAALRGMLGDGE, encoded by the coding sequence GTGAACATCCACATCGGCACGTCCGGCTGGAGCTACGACCACTGGGAAAACGTCCTGTACCCGCCCGGGCTGCCCACCAGGGACCGGCTGGAGCACTACGTGGCAAGGTTCAGCACGGTGGAGCTGAACGCCAGCTTCTACCGCTGGCCGCGGGACACCACGTTCGCCGGCTGGCGGACCAGGCTGCCGGCGGGCTTTGCCCTGTCCGTCAAAGCCCCGCGCGGACTCACCCACGCCAAGAAGCTGTACGGCCCGGAAGTCTGGATCGAACGGATCTCGCGGTGCTGGCACGAGCTCGGCGACAAACGCGCGGTACTGCTGGTCCAGTTGCCTCCCGGCATGGAGAGGGATGACGCCCGCCTGGACTATTTCCTCGGCGCCATGCCCGAATGGATCCGGGTGGCCGTGGAGTTCCGGCATCAGAGCTGGGAGCAGCCGGAGGTTTACGGGCTGCTCGAACGGCACGGGGCCGCGTACACCGTCATGAGCGGTGCCAATCTGCCCTGCAACCTGCAGGCGACCGCCCCGTTCGTCTATGTCAGGCTGCACGGGCCCGACCACCAGTACCTGTACGGCGGCTCCTACTCGGACGAGGAACTGGGCTGGTGGGCGGACAGGATTCGGGAGTGGCGCAGCTCCGGCCGGGAAGTCTTCGCGTACTTCAACAACGACGGCGGCGGCAACGCCGTGCGCAATGCCGCCGCCCTGCGCGGAATGTTGGGAGACGGCGAGTAA
- a CDS encoding aldolase, with protein sequence MAVPETSLTAADLARIDGQLADTDRLLEQNYPGDDGSRQPVHTVYVPADRFTPSLAADWGTQALATAAAHGGLARIGSLLGQDAELAEAVASRVETKLGSEPVEDLRLDFEDGFGDRGDDAEDAAAVAAASAVAAAVSAGSAPPFIGIRFKCFEAPTRARGLRTLDLFVSGLAAAGELPEGLVLTLPKVTTVAQVQAMDYAVSRLEEIHSLPSGRLRFEVQVETPQLILGPEGMSPVAQLPHAVPGRISGLHYGTYDYSASLQISAEYQSMEHPVADFAKEVMQLAVAGTGIRLSDGSTNIIPVGDNVENAWQLHGRLVRRSLERGFYQGWDLHPAQLPSRFAATYAFYRQGLPAAAARLRNYVEQTEGGVMDEPATARALAAFVLRGVQCGAAGADEVLALAGVGLPQLTGLAHPRLAQSTSK encoded by the coding sequence ATGGCGGTACCCGAAACATCGCTCACGGCGGCCGACCTGGCCAGGATCGACGGGCAGCTGGCGGACACCGACCGGCTGCTTGAGCAGAACTACCCGGGCGACGACGGCTCCCGCCAGCCAGTCCACACCGTTTACGTCCCCGCTGACCGTTTCACGCCGTCGCTCGCCGCCGACTGGGGAACCCAGGCGCTGGCGACGGCGGCGGCGCACGGCGGGCTGGCCCGGATCGGTTCGCTGCTGGGCCAGGACGCCGAGCTCGCCGAGGCAGTCGCCTCGCGGGTGGAGACGAAGTTGGGCAGCGAGCCGGTCGAGGACCTTCGGCTCGACTTTGAGGACGGGTTCGGGGACCGGGGCGACGACGCCGAGGACGCCGCCGCTGTTGCCGCGGCGTCCGCCGTGGCCGCCGCAGTCTCCGCCGGCTCCGCGCCGCCGTTCATAGGGATCCGGTTCAAGTGCTTCGAGGCCCCCACGCGGGCCCGCGGGCTGCGCACCCTGGACCTGTTCGTCTCCGGCCTGGCCGCCGCGGGGGAACTGCCCGAGGGCCTGGTCCTGACACTGCCCAAGGTCACCACCGTGGCGCAGGTCCAGGCGATGGACTACGCTGTCTCCCGCCTCGAGGAGATCCACTCACTTCCCTCGGGCCGGCTCCGGTTCGAGGTGCAGGTGGAGACGCCGCAGCTCATTCTCGGTCCCGAAGGAATGTCGCCGGTGGCACAGCTGCCGCACGCCGTTCCCGGGCGGATCAGCGGCCTGCACTACGGCACGTACGACTATTCGGCTTCCCTGCAGATCTCGGCGGAGTACCAGTCGATGGAGCACCCGGTGGCCGACTTCGCCAAGGAGGTCATGCAGCTGGCGGTGGCGGGCACCGGCATCCGTCTGTCCGACGGTTCCACCAACATCATTCCCGTGGGCGACAACGTGGAAAACGCCTGGCAGCTGCACGGCCGCCTGGTGCGCCGTTCCCTGGAGCGCGGTTTCTATCAGGGCTGGGACCTGCACCCGGCCCAGCTGCCCAGCCGTTTCGCGGCAACGTATGCCTTCTACCGCCAGGGCCTGCCGGCTGCGGCCGCCCGTCTGCGGAACTATGTGGAGCAGACGGAAGGCGGCGTGATGGACGAGCCGGCCACGGCCCGCGCGCTTGCCGCGTTTGTGCTGCGCGGCGTCCAGTGCGGCGCGGCAGGTGCCGACGAGGTGCTGGCGCTTGCCGGCGTCGGACTCCCGCAACTCACCGGCCTGGCCCACCCGCGGCTGGCCCAATCCACTTCGAAGTAA
- a CDS encoding glycoside hydrolase family 15 protein, producing the protein MVRIEDYAVVGDLHTAALVSTEGSIDWLCLPRFDSPACFNALLDTPEAGRWLLAPASGGGCTRRRYRRHTLILETEWETDDGAVRVIDFMPPRDEVADIVRIVVGLHGHVRMRSELALRFDYGHIMPWVRRDSHGLHAIAGPDSAYLVTTAPLRGERMHTVSDFTVKAGERVPFVLTWAPSHVRRPRSVDAEEVLDSTERFWREWTDKCKVTGPYKDPVQRSLITLKALTYAPTGGIVAAVTTSLPEQLGGPRNWDYRYCWLRDATLTLQALLAAGYTSEAAAWRDWLLRAVAGDPADLQIMYGIHGERRLPEMELPWLSGYENSAPVRVGNAAAGQLQLDVWGEVLDCLALTRNSLLKHTDEAWDVQVALMEYLEGAWDQPDNGLWEMRGPRRHFTHSKVMAWVAADRMVKGVRDARLPGPADRWEALRDTIHAEVMAKGFDADRNTFTQSYGQPELDASLLLIPRVGFLPPDDPRVIGTIDAIQRELTEDGFVLRYRPEASDDGLPGGEGVFLACSFWLVEALLGAGRHREATELFERLLSLRNDVGLLSEEWGVQSGRHLGNTPQAFSHFALVTSALQLNQHRPRRSDKPLPSKAAAG; encoded by the coding sequence ATGGTACGCATTGAGGATTACGCGGTGGTCGGTGACCTGCATACCGCTGCCCTGGTCAGCACTGAAGGGTCGATTGACTGGCTGTGCCTGCCGCGGTTCGATTCGCCGGCCTGCTTCAATGCGCTCCTGGACACCCCCGAAGCGGGCCGCTGGCTCCTCGCCCCGGCATCCGGTGGCGGCTGCACACGCCGCCGCTACCGCCGGCACACGCTCATCCTGGAAACGGAGTGGGAAACGGACGACGGCGCCGTCCGCGTCATCGACTTCATGCCGCCCCGCGACGAGGTGGCGGACATCGTGAGGATCGTGGTGGGGCTGCACGGACATGTCCGGATGAGAAGCGAACTGGCCCTGCGATTCGACTACGGCCACATCATGCCCTGGGTGCGCCGGGACAGCCACGGCCTGCACGCCATCGCCGGGCCGGATTCTGCCTACCTGGTAACCACCGCCCCGCTGCGCGGCGAACGCATGCACACCGTCAGCGACTTCACCGTCAAGGCCGGCGAACGGGTGCCGTTCGTGCTGACGTGGGCGCCCAGCCATGTCCGCAGGCCCCGGTCCGTGGACGCCGAAGAAGTCCTCGACTCCACCGAACGGTTCTGGCGGGAATGGACGGACAAATGCAAGGTGACAGGGCCGTACAAGGACCCCGTGCAACGCTCGCTGATCACCCTCAAGGCGCTCACCTACGCGCCCACCGGAGGGATCGTTGCGGCCGTGACCACATCGCTGCCGGAGCAGCTGGGCGGCCCGCGGAACTGGGACTACCGCTACTGCTGGCTCCGCGACGCCACCCTGACGCTGCAAGCACTGCTCGCCGCCGGCTACACCTCCGAGGCGGCCGCCTGGCGCGACTGGCTGCTGCGGGCTGTGGCAGGGGACCCCGCCGACCTGCAGATCATGTACGGGATCCACGGCGAACGCAGGCTGCCGGAGATGGAACTGCCCTGGCTGTCCGGCTATGAGAACTCGGCGCCCGTCCGGGTGGGCAACGCGGCCGCGGGACAGCTGCAGCTGGATGTGTGGGGTGAGGTGCTGGACTGCCTGGCCCTGACCCGCAACTCGCTGCTGAAGCACACGGACGAGGCCTGGGACGTCCAAGTCGCTCTGATGGAATACCTCGAAGGCGCCTGGGACCAGCCGGACAACGGGCTGTGGGAGATGCGTGGGCCGCGTCGGCATTTCACCCATTCCAAGGTGATGGCATGGGTGGCGGCGGACCGGATGGTCAAAGGCGTCCGGGATGCAAGGCTTCCCGGACCCGCCGACCGCTGGGAGGCGCTCCGCGACACCATCCACGCCGAGGTCATGGCTAAGGGCTTTGACGCCGACCGGAACACCTTCACGCAGAGCTATGGCCAGCCCGAACTCGACGCCAGCCTGCTCCTCATTCCCAGAGTGGGCTTCCTCCCGCCCGACGACCCCAGGGTGATTGGCACTATCGACGCCATCCAGCGCGAACTGACGGAGGACGGGTTCGTGCTCCGTTACCGGCCCGAGGCGAGCGACGACGGACTGCCGGGAGGCGAGGGGGTTTTCCTCGCCTGCTCCTTCTGGCTTGTGGAGGCGCTGCTCGGGGCAGGCCGGCACAGGGAAGCCACGGAACTTTTCGAACGGCTGCTGTCGCTGCGTAACGACGTCGGCCTGCTGAGTGAGGAATGGGGCGTCCAGAGCGGGCGGCACCTGGGGAACACCCCGCAGGCGTTCAGTCATTTCGCCTTGGTGACCAGCGCCCTCCAACTGAACCAGCACCGGCCCCGCCGGAGCGACAAGCCGCTCCCGTCAAAGGCCGCTGCGGGGTAG